From Chloroflexota bacterium, a single genomic window includes:
- the rplM gene encoding 50S ribosomal protein L13 has product MKTYAVKAGEIERRWYVVDAEGKSLGRLATQIARILRGKHKPGFTPHLNGGDYVVVINADKIQVTGRKLDTKYYYRYSGHLGGLKSVVLREQLQKHPDRVLIHAVRGMLPKNRLGRAMIKKLKVYAGGQHPHQAQQPEFLEL; this is encoded by the coding sequence ATGAAGACGTATGCCGTGAAAGCAGGAGAGATCGAGCGACGGTGGTATGTGGTTGATGCCGAGGGCAAGTCCTTGGGGCGTCTGGCCACACAAATCGCCCGCATCCTGCGTGGGAAACATAAACCTGGCTTCACTCCGCATCTGAATGGCGGCGATTACGTGGTCGTGATCAATGCGGATAAAATCCAGGTTACCGGACGGAAACTGGATACGAAGTACTATTATCGCTACTCTGGTCATCTGGGCGGACTGAAGAGCGTGGTCCTGCGAGAGCAGTTGCAAAAGCATCCTGACCGCGTTCTCATTCATGCTGTGCGTGGAATGCTGCCAAAGAACCGTCTGGGTCGTGCGATGATAAAGAAACTGAAGGTGTATGCGGGTGGGCAGCATCCTCATCAAGCCCAACAGCCTGAGTTTTTGGAATTATAA
- the truA gene encoding tRNA pseudouridine(38-40) synthase TruA, which translates to MSMSEAQAIEPPTGANDQRHTPNSYHLMAIVEYDGTDYLGFQIQRRGRTVQGEIEHALAVVTQQRTRIVGAGRTDAGVHARGQVIHFTVSWGHSLADLHRALNAVLPADVAIVALREAPPGFHARYDARSREYVYTIYNGAVRSPLAARYAYHFGRPLDVQAMDHACACLVGTHDFLPFGWPPKGENSVRTVYRARCWREGDFVYVELEADAFLRAMMRRIVGNLLLVGIGDLSVEGFARLLSLRHRRTPAVAAPAHGLCLVRVNY; encoded by the coding sequence ATGAGCATGAGCGAGGCGCAGGCCATTGAGCCCCCAACCGGGGCCAACGACCAGCGTCACACGCCCAATTCGTATCACCTTATGGCCATTGTCGAATACGATGGCACAGACTACCTTGGGTTTCAAATACAGCGTCGTGGCCGCACGGTTCAGGGTGAGATTGAGCACGCTCTGGCTGTCGTCACGCAACAGCGGACAAGGATTGTTGGCGCGGGTCGTACCGATGCCGGTGTCCATGCCAGAGGTCAGGTGATCCATTTCACTGTCTCATGGGGCCATTCTTTGGCTGATTTGCACCGCGCGCTGAATGCTGTTCTGCCTGCTGATGTGGCGATTGTCGCATTGCGCGAGGCTCCGCCGGGTTTTCATGCCCGCTACGATGCCCGCAGTCGTGAATATGTCTATACCATTTACAATGGTGCCGTACGTTCGCCACTTGCTGCGCGCTATGCCTATCACTTTGGCAGGCCCTTGGATGTGCAAGCCATGGACCATGCCTGTGCTTGCCTAGTAGGTACGCATGACTTTTTGCCCTTTGGCTGGCCGCCGAAGGGAGAGAATAGCGTGCGCACGGTCTATCGCGCCCGTTGCTGGCGAGAAGGCGACTTTGTCTATGTGGAACTCGAAGCCGATGCCTTCCTACGCGCTATGATGCGGCGCATCGTCGGCAATCTGCTGCTAGTGGGGATAGGAGATCTGTCGGTCGAGGGTTTTGCACGTCTCCTTTCGTTGAGACATCGCCGCACGCCCGCAGTCGCGGCGCCAGCACATGGGCTTTGCCTAGTGCGCGTGAACTATTGA
- the rplQ gene encoding 50S ribosomal protein L17: MAGRHLSRDTGTRRALFRNLLSELIRHERIQTTEARARAIRGDAEKMITLAKRGDLHARRLVARTISDPELVKKLFDEVAPRYADRPGGYTRLIKLGPRQGDAAPLVLLELVK, from the coding sequence GTGGCAGGCCGACATCTAAGCCGAGATACCGGCACGCGTCGAGCGCTGTTTCGAAATCTGCTCAGCGAGTTGATCCGCCATGAGCGGATTCAAACGACGGAAGCGAGGGCGCGTGCTATCCGGGGTGATGCAGAGAAGATGATAACGTTGGCCAAGCGCGGGGATTTGCATGCCCGGCGGTTGGTCGCGCGCACGATCAGCGACCCAGAACTTGTGAAGAAACTGTTTGATGAGGTCGCTCCGCGTTATGCGGATAGGCCAGGAGGCTACACGCGGTTGATCAAGCTGGGGCCAAGGCAGGGCGATGCCGCCCCTTTGGTCTTGCTGGAATTGGTGAAATGA